A genomic window from Terriglobales bacterium includes:
- the istA gene encoding IS21 family transposase yields the protein MELFEQIRREYEFGLGTIQGVAAKLGVHRRMVRQALANAEPPARKQGQRERPVIGPLRPFIEAILAADRKAPRKQRHTAHRIFERIRSEQPEYKVAEVTVRQYVRERKRELGWSTRVTCVPQNYAPGQEGQVDWYEAWAELSGAPVKLQVFSLRSMASGAAFHRAYQHATQQAFLEAHEHAFHYFGGVFRLLRYDNLKSAVKKILRGHRREETTCFIAFRSHWRFESDFCTPAEPHEKGGIESEAGYFRRNHWVPLPQARDLDELNAQLLAACHADERRQIAGHHQSVGAAMIEERAQLLPLAEQGFELVELSFPCVDGLGCVRVRTNLYSAPAPPGRTVEVRLYPSHVEVRDEGHCIARHARCYERHQQVLDLEHYLDVLERKPGALIGSKPLAAWRQRGLWPESYDRLLDELRRRNGQPSGTRQMIQVLSLIKAHGHERVRAAIEEAIALGCADAAAVRHLVEAADLTHARDALIELDALSRFERPLPVMTDYDGLLGQEVTP from the coding sequence GTGGAACTGTTCGAGCAGATTCGTCGGGAATACGAGTTCGGGCTTGGGACCATCCAGGGAGTTGCGGCCAAGCTGGGAGTGCATCGGCGGATGGTGCGTCAGGCGTTGGCGAATGCCGAGCCGCCGGCGCGCAAGCAGGGTCAACGGGAACGGCCGGTAATCGGGCCGCTGCGGCCCTTCATTGAGGCTATCCTGGCGGCCGACCGTAAGGCGCCGCGCAAGCAGCGTCACACCGCGCACCGGATCTTCGAGCGGATCCGGAGCGAGCAACCGGAGTACAAGGTGGCCGAGGTGACGGTGCGGCAGTATGTGCGCGAACGCAAACGGGAGTTGGGTTGGTCAACGCGCGTGACCTGCGTGCCGCAGAACTACGCGCCGGGGCAGGAAGGCCAGGTCGATTGGTACGAGGCGTGGGCGGAGTTGAGCGGCGCGCCAGTTAAGCTGCAGGTATTTTCGTTGCGCAGCATGGCGAGCGGTGCCGCTTTCCATCGGGCCTATCAGCACGCGACGCAGCAAGCGTTTCTCGAGGCCCACGAGCACGCGTTCCATTATTTTGGCGGAGTTTTCCGGCTCCTCAGGTATGACAACCTGAAGAGCGCGGTGAAGAAGATTCTGCGCGGCCATCGCCGCGAGGAGACGACGTGCTTCATCGCCTTCCGCTCGCACTGGCGCTTCGAGAGCGATTTTTGCACGCCGGCGGAACCGCACGAGAAAGGCGGGATCGAGAGCGAGGCCGGCTACTTCCGGCGCAATCACTGGGTGCCGCTGCCACAAGCGCGGGACCTGGACGAGCTCAACGCGCAACTGCTGGCTGCCTGTCACGCAGATGAGCGGCGCCAGATCGCCGGCCATCACCAGAGCGTCGGCGCGGCGATGATCGAGGAGCGCGCCCAGCTACTGCCGCTCGCCGAGCAAGGTTTCGAGCTGGTGGAGCTGTCATTCCCGTGCGTGGACGGGCTCGGCTGCGTGCGGGTGCGGACCAATCTCTATTCGGCGCCGGCGCCGCCCGGACGAACCGTCGAGGTGCGGCTTTATCCGAGTCATGTCGAAGTGCGGGATGAGGGCCACTGCATCGCGCGTCACGCACGCTGCTACGAGCGGCACCAACAGGTGCTCGACCTCGAGCATTATCTCGACGTGCTGGAGCGTAAGCCGGGTGCGCTGATCGGGTCGAAGCCGCTCGCCGCCTGGCGCCAACGAGGACTGTGGCCGGAGAGTTACGATCGGCTGCTCGACGAGTTGAGGCGCCGCAACGGCCAACCAAGCGGCACCCGCCAGATGATTCAGGTGCTGAGCCTGATCAAAGCGCACGGCCACGAGCGGGTGCGCGCGGCGATAGAAGAGGCGATCGCGCTGGGCTGTGCCGACGCCGCGGCGGTGCGGCATCTGGTGGAAGCGGCCGACCTGACCCATGCGCGCGACGCGCTCATCGAGCTGGACGCCCTGTCACGCTTTGAACGACCGCTGCCGGTAATGACCGATTACGACGGACTGCTCGGCCAGGAGGTGACGCCGTGA